One part of the Tunicatimonas pelagia genome encodes these proteins:
- a CDS encoding TonB-dependent receptor plug domain-containing protein, whose product MTNKGAILLVVSIFCVLSEALSQVLDSSSYTLTIKDDILGMELRPDEEASRSIYILSKEHQDIAEAAISHTLITQDDILQSGATTLLEVLRFSPDFVVRQSTNGNYVLHLRGSSFADEGVSHRNTVLLMINEIPYYNFMEQSVWWETLPVALQDIKQIEVVRFPHGAWYGPEAAEGIINIVTKLDNGLGLKAQSNTRVGLNNNHAFQGSISFYQGGRFRVNATGYFNRFTRFQQSSYIFSQRNYVSDDSLLFYQINARTTNPTVSKGIRNSGAHFNANYTWSKDAELHLSAGIQNSEAQGIFRRIEEVALSNRLANTNWVSLRARWKPFQTYFSYQAGSQLYSGYENLRWDNNNQWLGRIEYAKEWKKYRLGLGAETLHYEYANSRTDVAPIFPQLGQRYSASISQHLSFFENRLVLTLANRADYYATLGKSLLNNQLSALFVLFPAHKISAAIALSERPPGILDQNPVNVEELIFPFQETLVYEAKYHYQISKDINADLTYFQYQPQEEAEGTHTATRSGFSGKVDWQINRLLLSGNATYMQFRGAGNTPTNPLPELFGSFTGRYSALFDKLQAFLTVNYYSQHLYTSNNASFSIPARFNLSSRLSYQIWDEHSLFISGQNLLNNGKVEYPFSDRTQGIYWLGINLRF is encoded by the coding sequence ATGACGAATAAAGGGGCAATACTATTAGTAGTATCTATTTTTTGCGTACTCAGCGAAGCTTTATCCCAGGTTCTGGATTCATCATCGTATACACTCACTATCAAAGACGATATTCTGGGCATGGAGCTACGGCCCGACGAAGAAGCTAGCCGATCAATCTACATACTATCTAAAGAACATCAAGATATTGCTGAGGCGGCCATTAGCCACACCCTGATTACACAAGATGACATCTTACAGTCGGGAGCTACCACCCTACTGGAAGTTTTACGTTTTTCACCGGATTTTGTGGTTCGTCAGAGTACCAATGGCAACTATGTTTTGCACCTGAGAGGGTCATCATTCGCCGATGAAGGGGTTAGCCACCGAAATACGGTGCTGCTCATGATAAATGAGATTCCTTATTACAATTTCATGGAGCAGTCCGTATGGTGGGAAACGTTGCCTGTTGCTCTGCAAGATATCAAACAAATAGAAGTTGTTCGTTTTCCGCACGGAGCATGGTATGGCCCTGAAGCAGCCGAAGGTATTATCAACATTGTTACCAAATTAGATAACGGTCTGGGACTAAAAGCACAATCTAATACGCGGGTTGGTTTAAATAATAACCATGCTTTTCAAGGTAGCATTAGCTTTTACCAAGGAGGTAGATTTCGGGTAAATGCTACTGGTTATTTTAACAGATTTACTCGTTTTCAGCAATCTTCTTATATCTTCAGTCAAAGAAATTACGTTAGCGACGACTCGTTGCTCTTTTATCAAATAAATGCTAGAACAACCAATCCTACCGTAAGTAAGGGGATACGTAATTCAGGAGCGCATTTTAATGCTAACTACACATGGAGTAAAGATGCTGAGTTACACCTTAGTGCCGGAATACAAAATTCGGAAGCACAGGGTATCTTTCGGAGAATAGAGGAGGTTGCGCTATCGAACCGGCTAGCGAATACCAACTGGGTTTCTCTGCGCGCTCGTTGGAAACCATTCCAAACGTACTTTTCTTATCAGGCTGGCTCCCAGCTCTACAGTGGCTACGAGAACCTTCGGTGGGATAACAATAACCAATGGTTAGGTAGAATAGAGTATGCTAAGGAATGGAAAAAGTATCGGCTAGGGTTGGGAGCTGAGACTTTACACTACGAGTACGCTAATAGCCGAACCGACGTTGCCCCCATTTTTCCCCAATTAGGTCAGCGGTATAGTGCCAGCATATCGCAACATCTGTCTTTCTTTGAAAACCGATTAGTTTTAACCCTTGCCAACCGAGCCGACTACTACGCTACGCTTGGGAAGTCACTACTCAATAATCAGTTGAGTGCGCTATTCGTGCTATTCCCGGCTCATAAAATCAGCGCAGCCATTGCCTTGAGTGAGCGTCCGCCCGGCATACTCGACCAGAATCCGGTGAATGTGGAAGAACTTATCTTTCCATTTCAAGAAACACTGGTTTACGAAGCAAAGTACCACTACCAGATATCAAAAGATATAAACGCTGATCTTACTTACTTCCAGTATCAACCCCAAGAAGAAGCAGAGGGTACACACACCGCCACCCGTTCGGGATTTAGCGGTAAAGTTGATTGGCAAATTAACCGCTTGCTCTTATCAGGCAACGCCACGTATATGCAATTTAGAGGAGCAGGTAACACTCCTACCAACCCTCTTCCCGAACTATTTGGTAGCTTCACTGGAAGGTATTCCGCCTTATTTGACAAATTACAGGCCTTTCTTACTGTAAATTACTATTCTCAGCACCTTTATACCAGTAATAACGCGTCTTTCTCAATCCCCGCCCGGTTTAATCTTAGCAGCAGACTATCTTATCAAATTTGGGATGAGCACTCGTTATTCATCAGTGGGCAAAACCTACTGAATAATGGCAAAGTAGAGTACCCCTTTAGCGACCGAACCCAAGGAATATATTGGCTAGGCATAAACCTGAGGTTCTAA
- a CDS encoding SpoIIE family protein phosphatase, with amino-acid sequence MNKVPYHITHLSGGSYQKPLPVRQNSLIQISRTIALVIAIILGGHLVGFTQNTALPALSTIKRITDRDQLQQALQTAERELGEARANNAIDQEGELLHTIGLLHQKLRNDEDALKYLLWAISTFEKASAQSKLLLVKCDLGEYYFSKKAYQKAAQYYQAYLKGKKRLEEDVPDQLTILQKIARSNFELEEYEEAKAVYQQLVKRHKARNDVKSVAVTYEAIADISKRVNDLPNAIQYLEQVEKISRQTKDTVKLLHTLNNLGFLQKRNKNLKAAINYFQQALAIPISESRNQDMQVSMLTNLGVAYTNLGFFSRARNFYNEALAIERRSGNLIGQAQQLNYLASNAYMSQNNAQALKLAEQAIALGVRKNAYPELAESYNIVALVYKSDKNPEKAKIYLQSYADIRGRIRAQEKREKQKILALQERIDAQEEFLKSSIIEQEQTILDRERQENAISLKEKELALLKKTQALQESEILNQQLANEQAAQQLTLTQQELLSEKQKRELLELQRTQERQTLQLEQSLLEQEKQEKAIALLEAQKKLQQQRLQQEATLRKYGYGIISSFLVIMGVVSYSFVQKRKDHRKLQEQQTRIAEQNEHLKANEQMLISSVDELESTQEALRKQKKRLEIENYKNQESLQYAKRIQFSILPSERESQAIFPDSFVIFRPKDVVSGDFYWISEDQGAKIISVVDCTGHGVPGALVSLIAYNMLNEAIREKDLHNPSSILAHLNQQVTKRLRGRDNSVQDGMDIGICIFETNPDQSVQLRYVGAKHTLFLVRDNKLEVLKGIRKTVGSIKSDIAKSEYQMILYPGDSLYLTTDGFIDQSNPERKRFGSRRLKQVIQEIHHLPMQEQRTKFINALEAHQQSSEQRDDINLIGVKI; translated from the coding sequence ATGAATAAGGTGCCTTACCATATTACTCATCTGTCGGGCGGGTCTTATCAAAAACCACTACCGGTAAGGCAGAATAGTCTCATACAAATTAGCCGCACAATAGCGTTAGTCATAGCTATCATTCTGGGTGGTCACCTCGTTGGGTTTACGCAAAATACTGCTTTGCCAGCTCTTTCCACCATCAAGCGTATTACTGACCGCGACCAATTGCAACAGGCTCTTCAAACGGCTGAGCGAGAACTAGGTGAAGCCCGAGCCAATAATGCAATTGATCAAGAAGGTGAATTGTTACACACAATAGGACTTCTCCACCAGAAACTAAGAAACGATGAAGATGCGCTAAAGTATTTACTTTGGGCTATTAGCACTTTTGAAAAGGCTTCTGCCCAAAGCAAGCTGCTGCTGGTAAAATGTGACCTAGGAGAATACTACTTTAGTAAAAAGGCATACCAAAAAGCTGCTCAGTACTACCAAGCGTATTTAAAAGGCAAAAAAAGGCTGGAAGAAGATGTTCCCGATCAGCTTACAATATTACAGAAAATTGCACGCAGTAATTTTGAGTTAGAAGAATACGAAGAAGCCAAAGCGGTATATCAACAATTAGTGAAAAGGCACAAAGCACGAAACGATGTAAAATCAGTGGCCGTGACTTATGAAGCCATTGCAGATATTAGTAAGCGCGTTAATGATCTGCCTAATGCTATACAGTACCTAGAGCAAGTTGAGAAGATTAGTCGCCAGACTAAAGACACTGTAAAGCTACTACATACCCTAAATAACTTAGGATTCTTACAGAAACGAAATAAAAACCTCAAAGCTGCCATTAACTACTTTCAACAGGCGTTGGCAATACCCATCAGTGAATCAAGGAACCAAGATATGCAGGTCTCTATGCTTACCAACTTAGGAGTTGCTTACACCAATTTGGGTTTTTTCTCTAGAGCAAGAAATTTCTATAATGAGGCTCTGGCCATAGAACGTAGATCAGGTAATTTAATAGGCCAAGCTCAGCAACTTAACTACCTTGCCTCTAATGCGTACATGAGCCAAAATAATGCTCAGGCACTAAAGCTAGCCGAACAAGCTATTGCACTAGGAGTAAGAAAGAATGCTTATCCTGAGCTAGCAGAAAGCTACAACATTGTAGCACTAGTATACAAAAGTGACAAAAACCCTGAAAAGGCGAAAATCTACCTGCAAAGTTATGCTGATATAAGGGGAAGAATTCGGGCTCAAGAAAAAAGGGAAAAGCAGAAAATACTGGCTCTTCAAGAGAGGATCGATGCTCAGGAAGAGTTCTTGAAGTCTTCTATTATAGAGCAAGAGCAAACAATTTTAGATCGGGAGCGACAAGAAAACGCCATCAGTTTAAAGGAGAAGGAGCTAGCCTTACTTAAGAAGACCCAAGCCCTGCAAGAATCAGAAATTCTTAATCAACAATTAGCCAACGAGCAAGCCGCTCAGCAGCTCACGCTCACCCAGCAAGAATTGCTTTCTGAAAAGCAAAAACGAGAGCTGTTAGAGCTCCAACGTACACAAGAAAGACAAACGCTACAGCTAGAGCAAAGCTTGCTAGAACAAGAAAAGCAAGAAAAAGCCATTGCCCTGTTAGAAGCACAGAAAAAGCTTCAGCAACAACGGTTACAGCAGGAAGCCACTTTACGGAAATATGGCTACGGTATTATCTCATCATTTTTAGTGATTATGGGAGTGGTATCGTACAGCTTTGTTCAAAAGCGAAAAGACCACCGCAAACTACAGGAGCAACAAACCAGGATTGCGGAGCAAAATGAGCATTTGAAGGCCAACGAGCAGATGCTGATTAGTAGCGTAGACGAGTTGGAATCAACGCAAGAAGCACTGCGGAAGCAAAAGAAGAGGTTAGAAATAGAGAACTACAAAAACCAAGAGAGTCTTCAGTACGCCAAGCGCATTCAGTTTTCTATACTTCCTAGCGAACGAGAGAGTCAAGCAATTTTCCCGGATAGCTTTGTGATATTTCGGCCTAAAGATGTGGTGTCGGGTGATTTCTACTGGATTTCAGAAGACCAAGGTGCAAAAATTATATCAGTAGTAGATTGTACTGGGCACGGTGTTCCGGGAGCGTTGGTCTCACTTATTGCCTATAATATGCTAAATGAGGCCATTCGGGAAAAAGACCTGCATAACCCATCTTCTATCTTAGCACATCTTAACCAACAGGTAACGAAGCGACTAAGGGGCCGGGATAATAGTGTGCAAGATGGTATGGACATTGGTATATGCATCTTCGAGACAAATCCAGACCAATCGGTACAACTGCGCTACGTAGGGGCTAAGCATACCCTCTTTCTGGTAAGAGATAACAAGCTTGAAGTTCTAAAAGGAATCAGGAAAACGGTAGGAAGTATTAAAAGCGATATAGCTAAATCTGAATACCAAATGATCCTTTATCCCGGCGATAGCTTGTATTTAACTACCGACGGATTCATTGACCAGTCTAACCCTGAGCGAAAGCGATTTGGCTCTAGGCGGCTAAAGCAAGTCATTCAAGAAATTCACCATCTCCCTATGCAGGAGCAACGAACCAAATTTATTAACGCACTGGAAGCTCATCAGCAGTCTTCCGAACAGCGAGATGACATTAACCTAATTGGAGTCAAGATATAA
- a CDS encoding SiaB family protein kinase — translation MILQDENLLISYKGPVTPNIMAEISRDIRGQLDDFPQASRKIFSIFIELAQNILFYSAEKIRYAGRTESVGILQLTEIEEGYVFSCGNIVNTSDVGRLADSCNTINSLDRDELRRLRRVQRRQPQADESKGAGIGLVQAAILSNNPLDIDVYTIDEKHSFFSLFVTIDKD, via the coding sequence ATGATTTTACAGGACGAAAACTTGTTGATCTCGTATAAGGGACCCGTTACCCCCAATATTATGGCAGAAATTAGCCGAGATATTCGGGGGCAACTAGACGACTTTCCGCAGGCTAGTCGAAAGATATTTTCCATATTCATTGAGCTGGCTCAGAATATTTTATTCTACTCGGCTGAGAAAATTCGCTACGCCGGGCGCACCGAAAGCGTAGGAATACTTCAGCTTACTGAAATAGAAGAAGGGTATGTCTTCTCCTGTGGTAATATTGTAAATACTTCCGACGTAGGTCGGTTGGCCGATAGCTGCAATACCATTAACTCACTCGATCGGGATGAGCTTCGTCGCCTGCGAAGGGTACAACGTCGCCAACCACAAGCCGATGAAAGTAAGGGAGCCGGTATTGGATTGGTGCAGGCGGCTATTCTCTCCAATAATCCATTAGATATTGATGTATATACTATTGATGAGAAGCACTCGTTTTTCTCGCTATTTGTAACTATTGACAAAGATTAA
- a CDS encoding DUF1987 domain-containing protein, which translates to MSNSTLDVLEIKGEKDTFYTPHVYFDPHKGYCLLEGESYLENTWEFYEHLCSWLREYTKTQKPLTFDFKMIYFNTSSSKGILEIMLLLKDYEDRGGEVKINWYYPEEDDDILEEAEDFIEDTQLDIELIPQPEE; encoded by the coding sequence ATGAGTAACTCAACGTTGGATGTTCTGGAAATAAAAGGAGAGAAAGACACATTTTACACCCCTCACGTATACTTCGACCCCCATAAAGGATACTGCCTGTTAGAAGGAGAATCGTACCTGGAAAATACGTGGGAATTCTACGAGCACTTATGTAGCTGGTTGCGAGAGTATACTAAAACGCAAAAACCGCTTACTTTCGATTTTAAAATGATCTATTTTAATACAAGCTCTTCTAAAGGTATTCTAGAAATAATGCTGTTACTGAAAGACTATGAAGACCGAGGGGGTGAGGTAAAGATTAATTGGTACTATCCTGAAGAAGATGATGATATACTAGAGGAGGCAGAGGACTTTATTGAAGATACTCAACTAGACATAGAATTGATCCCTCAGCCGGAGGAATAG
- a CDS encoding tagaturonate reductase has translation MPILSKKLIASTVKQFADRDDVQFPDPRFFRYPDRIIQFGSGVLLRGLIEYFVDEANRQDLFKGRVVIVNSTRSGRGKRFANQNGLFTICEEGFYKGQAQRKFYINSSVSRALPAADYWHKVLECAHNESITTVVSNTTEVGITLQEDDNLLGNPPASFPGKLTAFLYERYRAFGGLPKSGMLIIPTELLIDNGSKLKSIVLRLVELNQLEDEFRQWIEQNCLFCNTLVDRIVPGEPSGAKQAALEEYLGFQDELLTVSEVYRFLAIEGKKEELYQRAPFLKADSGIVVDEDITAYRERKLRILNGGHTISVAAGFLCGLETVDACMQDEVMGKFISQVIYEEIIPTLAIDRGMAQEFADDVLDRFRNPYLHHQLISIALQYTSKMNMRNGLTFDRYFKKMGEVPKRMCAGLATYMLFSRPVVLEGDTYYGEFRGKKYPIKDDQAAFLHQAWQGVDLTSEADIEKLVQKILTYSPFWSQDMRPFIKQTAWYLRAFADAGVRNVLASVVN, from the coding sequence ATGCCTATCCTCAGTAAAAAACTGATCGCTTCTACGGTGAAACAGTTTGCTGATCGAGACGATGTTCAATTTCCTGATCCCAGATTCTTTCGCTATCCTGATCGTATTATTCAATTTGGATCGGGGGTATTGCTCCGAGGTTTAATTGAGTACTTTGTTGATGAAGCCAATCGGCAAGATTTGTTTAAAGGGCGGGTCGTAATTGTAAATAGCACTCGTTCCGGGCGTGGTAAGCGATTTGCTAATCAGAATGGATTGTTCACTATTTGCGAAGAGGGGTTTTATAAAGGTCAGGCTCAGCGGAAATTTTACATCAATTCATCTGTTTCTAGGGCACTTCCAGCGGCTGACTATTGGCATAAAGTATTAGAATGTGCTCACAACGAATCGATTACCACAGTAGTATCTAATACTACCGAAGTAGGTATTACGCTGCAAGAAGATGACAACCTTTTAGGCAACCCGCCAGCGTCGTTCCCGGGTAAACTAACGGCTTTTTTGTACGAGCGTTACCGGGCTTTTGGTGGCCTTCCTAAAAGTGGTATGCTGATTATTCCTACTGAATTACTCATTGATAATGGAAGTAAACTCAAATCTATTGTGCTTAGGCTGGTTGAGCTTAACCAGCTTGAAGATGAATTTCGGCAGTGGATAGAACAGAACTGTTTATTCTGCAATACGTTGGTAGACCGCATTGTTCCGGGCGAACCAAGTGGTGCAAAACAAGCAGCATTGGAGGAATATCTGGGCTTTCAGGATGAACTGCTCACCGTTAGCGAAGTATACCGCTTTCTGGCTATTGAGGGTAAGAAGGAAGAGTTATACCAAAGGGCACCCTTTCTTAAAGCAGATAGCGGAATTGTGGTAGACGAAGATATTACTGCCTACCGTGAGCGAAAATTGCGTATTCTTAACGGGGGACACACCATTAGTGTAGCAGCAGGTTTTCTGTGCGGATTAGAGACTGTAGATGCGTGTATGCAAGATGAGGTGATGGGTAAATTTATTTCTCAGGTTATTTACGAAGAGATTATCCCCACGCTAGCAATTGATCGTGGTATGGCTCAAGAATTTGCGGATGATGTACTAGATCGATTTCGGAATCCGTATCTGCACCATCAACTTATCAGCATCGCGCTACAGTATACTTCTAAGATGAATATGCGTAACGGGCTTACCTTTGACCGTTACTTTAAAAAAATGGGAGAAGTTCCTAAGCGAATGTGTGCGGGTTTGGCCACCTACATGCTATTCAGTAGACCAGTAGTTCTAGAAGGTGATACCTACTACGGAGAGTTCAGAGGAAAGAAATACCCGATCAAGGATGATCAAGCGGCCTTTCTTCACCAAGCTTGGCAGGGAGTTGACCTTACCAGTGAAGCAGATATAGAAAAGTTGGTGCAAAAAATACTCACGTATTCTCCGTTTTGGAGTCAGGATATGCGTCCTTTTATTAAGCAAACTGCTTGGTATCTACGAGCGTTTGCTGATGCAGGAGTTCGTAATGTTCTTGCTTCAGTAGTTAATTAA
- a CDS encoding redoxin domain-containing protein: MSSIKIIGCTVILTALLGIIVIVFWKQQIQYLRPTTKPKNYVAITPGSQIALSFLSESTKPNFLHFYNPNCPCSRFNQDHFRQLVRQYQHQVNFYTIVPDKAEEPLSQELNIPIISDADGAIADACGIYATPQAVILTATGTLYYQGNYNKARYCTTRSTRFAELALQSAIAKQSLPLAVQRAGLPYGCNLPSDITTNTSSRSISFVNLFN; the protein is encoded by the coding sequence ATGAGCAGCATAAAGATTATTGGATGTACCGTTATTTTAACTGCTTTATTGGGGATAATCGTGATAGTCTTCTGGAAGCAGCAGATTCAGTATCTGAGGCCAACCACCAAGCCTAAAAACTACGTAGCAATTACGCCAGGATCGCAAATTGCCCTATCTTTTTTAAGCGAAAGCACTAAACCAAACTTTCTCCATTTTTATAATCCAAACTGTCCTTGTTCAAGGTTCAATCAAGATCATTTCCGCCAACTGGTTCGTCAATACCAGCACCAAGTTAATTTTTACACCATTGTTCCTGATAAAGCGGAAGAACCGCTAAGCCAAGAACTCAACATTCCAATTATTAGCGATGCCGATGGGGCTATTGCTGATGCCTGCGGTATTTACGCCACTCCCCAAGCTGTAATTCTCACCGCCACAGGCACACTCTACTACCAAGGAAACTATAATAAAGCCCGTTATTGCACTACCCGGTCCACTCGCTTTGCCGAACTTGCTTTGCAATCAGCCATTGCTAAACAGTCACTACCCTTAGCCGTGCAACGCGCCGGACTGCCCTACGGATGTAACCTACCTTCTGACATAACCACTAACACAAGTAGCCGGTCTATTTCATTCGTAAATTTATTTAACTAA
- a CDS encoding GAF domain-containing protein yields the protein MSDTSIDVRVREHFQQIYQRADRIIEIGLGCYFVFGLGIAWFYNTWMIALTVGTLTISMYAVAKWFFPKKVLNQHIAGCAFAIFMAQFIYQMHGLFEMHFFAFIGVIMLIVYQNWKAFIPITLLIIIHHSTFAYLQYTGYEEVYFTQLDYMSLSTFFFHVGLTGVIISLCAFWAYDFHLHTRKAQLSSIKVQDQLVYSEQNMAFAAEIAKGNLDVKQNREETNELGRSLIDMQQKLKDAKQREQRERFMNVGLAEVGDILRKNANSPEDLSEKVLAYLVKYVEANQGAVFIAEHDQERNEQVLRMATCYAYEKKKFEDKVVRLGQGLVGQTFLEKKTTHLTKVPQDYVNITSGLGEATPGHLLIVPLIVNENVEGIIELASFKDFPSDTIQFLEKVGESIASVIASSQASLRTARLLEETKTSEEELRAAEEEMRQNNEELQAIQEEISRKEQSQAALFQAVQQSIGILEVEPDGKIIQVNDTLAHYLNYAPHDLRGQFNEKIIKQDKGYTSFWQQLQAGKASQTSLQLQHKRSDVSTLAVAGNPVAGQDTIMLLFWIESPIEVV from the coding sequence ATGAGCGATACCTCGATAGATGTTAGAGTGCGGGAACACTTCCAGCAAATTTACCAGCGAGCCGATCGTATTATTGAAATTGGCTTAGGTTGTTACTTTGTATTTGGTCTGGGCATTGCTTGGTTTTACAATACCTGGATGATCGCTCTAACCGTAGGAACGCTTACGATTAGTATGTACGCCGTAGCTAAATGGTTCTTTCCTAAGAAAGTACTAAACCAACATATCGCTGGTTGCGCCTTCGCTATCTTTATGGCCCAGTTTATTTACCAAATGCATGGTTTATTTGAGATGCACTTCTTTGCATTTATTGGAGTTATCATGCTCATCGTTTATCAAAACTGGAAAGCGTTTATCCCTATTACCCTACTGATTATCATTCATCATAGCACATTTGCCTATCTACAATACACTGGCTACGAAGAAGTTTACTTCACTCAATTAGACTACATGTCGCTCAGCACCTTCTTTTTCCACGTGGGGCTAACTGGAGTGATTATCAGTTTATGCGCCTTTTGGGCTTACGACTTCCATTTACATACTAGAAAAGCTCAGTTGAGTAGTATTAAGGTTCAAGACCAATTAGTGTATTCGGAGCAGAATATGGCCTTTGCCGCCGAAATTGCCAAGGGCAACCTTGACGTTAAGCAAAACCGGGAAGAAACTAACGAGCTCGGCCGGTCGCTCATTGATATGCAACAGAAACTGAAAGATGCTAAGCAACGAGAACAGCGGGAGCGGTTTATGAATGTTGGGTTAGCTGAAGTAGGTGACATTTTACGTAAAAATGCAAACTCCCCTGAAGATCTTTCTGAGAAGGTGCTCGCCTACTTAGTGAAGTACGTTGAAGCCAACCAAGGGGCAGTCTTCATTGCTGAGCATGACCAAGAGAGAAACGAACAGGTGCTTCGTATGGCGACCTGTTATGCCTACGAAAAGAAGAAATTCGAGGATAAAGTCGTTCGGCTAGGACAAGGACTGGTGGGGCAAACTTTTTTAGAAAAGAAAACCACCCATCTCACTAAAGTACCCCAAGATTACGTCAATATTACCTCAGGATTAGGAGAAGCCACTCCGGGTCATCTTCTAATTGTTCCGCTAATCGTTAACGAGAACGTAGAGGGTATTATTGAATTAGCCTCGTTTAAAGATTTTCCATCTGATACTATTCAGTTTCTAGAAAAAGTAGGCGAAAGTATTGCCTCTGTAATAGCCTCTAGCCAAGCCAGTTTGCGTACCGCCCGCTTACTGGAAGAAACCAAAACCAGTGAAGAAGAATTGCGCGCCGCAGAAGAAGAGATGCGACAAAACAACGAAGAGCTACAAGCTATTCAGGAAGAAATCAGTCGTAAAGAGCAAAGTCAGGCCGCGCTATTTCAAGCAGTGCAACAGTCCATCGGTATTTTGGAGGTGGAACCTGACGGTAAAATCATTCAGGTTAATGATACGTTAGCGCATTACCTAAACTACGCTCCGCATGACTTGAGAGGTCAATTTAATGAAAAGATCATCAAGCAAGATAAGGGATACACATCTTTCTGGCAGCAGCTTCAAGCGGGTAAAGCCAGTCAAACTTCATTACAGTTACAGCACAAACGGTCTGATGTTAGCACCCTGGCAGTAGCGGGCAATCCGGTAGCGGGTCAAGATACTATTATGTTACTATTCTGGATTGAAAGCCCAATTGAAGTAGTATAG